DNA sequence from the Pedobacter schmidteae genome:
TCGGGGCCATTATCAATCTTTCCGGTGTATATGGGTTTGCTGATGGCCCAATGCTCCGACTGCGGGTCATTTTCGGGAGTAAATTCGTTACCAAACAAAGTTACCCTGGTAAGGGACACAGCCGAGCGTGAAGGTGCCGTCTCCGGATTCTGATCTACTATTCTGAAGCCCACGTTGTTCATATCAATCAGGGTCAGCGTGCCAACCGATGTATTGCAGGTGAGAGAAAATCCCTGCACATACCAGTTTCGCACCACACCAAAGGTAGCCTGCGGCTTGGTCAGGTATTTATAGGCAATAAATAAAGGTTTGCCGGGTACCACCAGATCGGCTACGGATTTGGTTCCCGAAGCCACAAAAGTGGCGCTGGTACCATACGTAAAACGATTACTGATGTCTATCCAGGTTGCTTGCTGCACACTGGAAAAATCGCTGTAGTTGCCATTAAAATCTGTAGAGGCCATTACAGAAAACTGGTTACTCTGTGCACCCGTAGCTGTTGGGTTGGCGGTGGTAAAAGACAAGTCCAGTCCCTCGCTATCCAACACCCTCCCATCTTTAAAAGTATAATCGCTGAATACCTCGCCCGAGAAAAATGTGATCAGATTGGGGTTCCCTTCAAATTCAAAATTGACATCCTCGCCCACCTTATAGGTTACGGAGCTGGTATTGACCTTAAAATTATCAATCCCCGGATTAATTTCCAGTTCCTTACTGCAGGAAGCAGTAGAGAACAATGCGGCGAATAAGGCATAATATTTAAATTTCATTTGATTCGGTTTAATTGATGAGTGAATTACCAATAAGGATTTTGTTTCAAGGCGTTATTTACCGCCATTTCCGAGGTCGGAATAGGCCACAGCAGGTGTTTTTCTTTCACATTGTGATAGCGTTGTGCCCAATATGCGGTAGGTACCTGCTGGGTCACCAGATCGCCAATCTGATTCATTCTGAACACAAACACGCCCCACCTGATGAGGTCTCCTTTGCGCAAGGTTTCAAAACAAAGCTCCCTTGCCCTTTCATCCTGGATAAACTGCCGGAAACTTTCCTGCGAAGCTATATCGGTGGCTGTTGCATTGGCATCGGTAAGTTTATGTACAGTAGCTGTTGCGGTAGCTCCCGTCCCTCCGCCACCGGTAATGGTAACTGTTGCTGTAGTATAATTACGGCCCATCTGTGTACCCGTAACACCGTCAAATGCCAGCGTTATTCCTGTCACTTTCTTTGTGCTGGTCGAAATGGCAGCAGTAGCCTGTGCCCTTACCCCACCTGTTCCCGGGTCCGAAATGGTCACTGTAGGTGCCGAAGTATAGTTTGCACCCCCATTGGTGAGGGTAAATGCCTTTACGCCAGTCGACATAGACCTTTGTCTTACTTTATTTACCGCATCTATCGCTTCCTGGGTAGGCGTTCCGTTCAGTTCATTATCTGCTTCGGCAAACATCAGCAATACATCCGCATACCGCAGCAGTGGGAAATTGATAGGGGTAACACTTCTCGATTTTGGCAACACCAATTCATATTCCCTGCGGTATTTGCCCGAAGTACGGTTGTATAGGGTAGCTACACCAACCGTGGTAATGGCTGTTTTGCTGCCCAAAGCACCGGTAGCATTATACGTAAAACTGGCTATCGACCAGTCTCTGCGCAAGTCGCCCACTTTATACAGCTGGTACAAACTCGCTGTAGCCCTTACTCCTCCAAAACCCTCACCGGTTTCTGTATTGGCAGAGGCTGGGCCATTTAAATAACCTACACCACCAGCTTCGGTAAAGGCTTCAGCATTGTTGCCCCAAAATTCAACCTCCCATATACTTTCTTTGATGTCATATTCGTCGCGGGCATATTTTATAAAAATATCAGAATAACTCGGATTCAGGTCGTGCCCTGCCTCTGTATCATCCATTACCTTTTTTGCCCATTCCCGGGCGTCTTTATACTTTTCTACATCCTTAAGCGGATATCCGGCCATAAACAGGCAAACCCTGGCCAATATTCCCCTTACTGCCGATTTGCTGACACGGCCTCCATAGCCCAAAGTTCTGATGCCCGCAACCAGGCCTTCGGCGGCTTTCATATCCGTCAGGATCTGATCGTAAACCTCCTTGTCCGTTGCACGGGGGATATCGATGTCATCTACATCCAGCGTAGGCTTCAATACCAATGGTACACCACCAAAGCTCTGTACCAGCATAAAATAATAGTAGCCTCTTAAAAAAAGGGCCTCGCCCCTGATCTGGTCCCTTACGGCTTTATCTATTTGAGGGTTGTTGTCTAAATTAGCCAATAGCGCATTTGCCCGGGTCACGCCGGTATACAAGCTGGTCCAATACAAACTGATGTTGGCATGGCCCGCGGTAAAATTATATTCATGTGGACCAATTGGGGTGGTCGACCGGGCATAATAGCCTTCATCGGCCTCCAGGCCAAGCAAGTAACACATGCGGCTGCCATACAGCCCCGTTGAACCCAGTACATCATACACTCCGGCCAGCGAAGCATTCAATTTCTCTTTGGTATCGTAATAAGCTTCAGGTGGCAAAAAATCTTTAGGATTGGTATTTAACTTTTTACAGCCAGCCACAGCAGCAAAAACGAGAACAAGCAGACAGTAATATTTTAATTTCATATCGTTAAATATTTCTGGTTAAAAAATCGTTAAAATGAGGCTTTAAGCGCAAAATTCAGGGTTCTTGCCTGCGGATAAGCCGAGTAATCGAACCCCGGCGTAAGTACCGAATTCAGCACCGAAACCTCGGGATCCATTCCCGAATATTTGGTAAACGTATACAGGTTCTGTGCAGAAACCACCAGGCTCAAATTGCTCAGATAAAACCTTTTAATGTATTTTGAAGGGATGGAATAGCCCAGCGATACTGTTTTAAGGCGCAGGTACGAACCATCTTCCAATACGCGGGTAGACTGCGCTCCGGCAGGCCCATGTCCGCCAGGTTTATAATTTGCATTGGTAGGGTTTTCGGGCGACCACCTATTAATATAACTGGCGTATTGATTGGTATTGGCCAGGCCCAGGTAATTTCCATCCAACATCATCCTGTTGGCATTGTAAATCTGGTTGCCATACGACCATTGTAAAAATACATTGAGGCTAAAGCCTTTATATCCCAGATTGTTTAAAAAACCGCCGGTATGCAGCGGCTGTCCACTACCAATTACCGTCATATCGGCATCATCAACCGTACCATCTCCATTGATGTCGCGGTATTTGATATGCCCCGGTTGAATGGGAACTGTCTGCCCATTGCCCGGAATTCCTTTCTTTAACACATATATGCCTGGCGATGGACTGTCAAAATCCTCAAACTGGTACACGCCGTCAAATATCCTTCCGTAGAATAAACCGGCCGGCTTACCTATTTCCGAAACATATAATTGCGGACTATCCTGCCCCACCCTTACGGTAGAAAACATCCGCTCCTGGTTGCGGGCCAGCGCCAACACCTTATTGCGATTAAAAGCGATATTAAAGTTACTGGACCAGCTGAAGTTTTTATTGCTGATGTTGATCGTATTGAGGCTAAATTCCATTCCATCATTTCTGATGCTACCAATATTTTTAAATGCTTTGGCATAACCACTACTGGCCGGCATATCGGCATTCAACAAAAGGTCTTTGGTGGTTTTACGGTATACCTCCACCGTAAGTTCTATCTTATTTTTAAACAGCCCCAAATCGTATCCTATATTGGTTTGTTGTGTGCTTTCCCATTTCAATTTCGGATTGCCCAGCTTGCTCAGCACAATACTTTGCGTAGGCGTACCATTATTAAAGGAATATGAATTGCCCATGGGCAGGGCCAGGTTAGAGAAATAATCAAAATCACCAATACGGTTGTTGCCGGTAACCCCATAGCTTAACCTCAGCTTGGCATTGGAAGTCATGGGCAGGGCTTTCATAAAAGGTTCATTGTGCATGTTCCATGCTGCCGCTGCCGAGGGGAAGTAGCCCCAGCGGTTGGCCATATAAAATTTAGACGAACCATCAGCCCTGTAAGTAGCAGTAAGCAAGTATTTCGATTTATAATTGTATTCGGCCCGGCCATAAAATGACATCAGTGCATTGTCGCTTTCGTTGGCCACTCCACCAAAAGGAGTCCCCTCGTCCAGTCCCGGCATGCCCAAAGCCTCGTTGGGCAGGCGTTGCGCCGAGTAGCCATATGAATTGCTGCTGGTACTTTGAATAGAAAACCCACCCATTACGGTCAGTTTATGGTCCTTGTTGAAGGCTTTATTATAGGTCAGGATGTTTTCGTTAGACCATACATCGTTGTCGCTATACCTTACAGAACCATTTACGCCCAGACTGTTAAAGCGGTTTAAGGGACTACCCTGAGGAGTTTTTGAATTGAAAAAACGGTCCAGCTTTGATTTCCGGGTGCTGGCAGTTCCGGTAACTTTTAGGGTCAGGTCTTTCAGTATATCATATTGCAGATAAGCATTGGCCATAAAATCGGTGGTACCGGTATGGGTATAGTCGTTCAGACTGGACACCACCGGATTGATGCGAATATCCGACACATTGGTATTGTCCGGATCGTCGTCATAATCCTCCAGGCGTACATCAGTACCGGTGGTTGGGCGGTATGCCCATGTCCTGTACATCATATAGGCCGTAAAATTGGCATTACCGCCAGCGGCAACCAGCTGACCTGATCTGGTAATCTGGCTGTAATTGGCCGTTAAGCCCACCTTTATCTTTTTGCTGATCGTCTGGTCAACAGCTATCCGCCCCTGGTAACGTTTAGAGCCTGTGTTGAGAATAATCCCTTCCTGGTCAAACACCGACCCTGATATGGCGTAGCGGGTTTGCGTATTGCCACCTCTTAAAGAAATGTTGTGAATTTGCATGGGCGACTGCTTAATCACCTTATCCTGCCAGTCGATGCTTTCGGCAGTTCTGTAAAACTCCAGGTCACGTCCGTTCTGGAAATAATTTGCCTCCGCATTCACGGCGCTGATTTCCTTTTGCAGTTTTACAAACTCATAAGCATTCATCATTTCTATTTTTTTCAGCGGCTGCTGAAATCCAAACGAGCTGCTCAGGGCAACCAAAGGTTTTCCTATCTTTCCTTTTTTTGTTTCAATAATGATTACACCATTTGCCCCTCTCGAGCCATATATAGCGGTGGCCGATGCATCTTTTAAGATGTTGATGGAAAGAATATCATCTGGGTTGAGGGCTGCATTATCAGGTTCTTCAATAGGGAAACCATCTATAACATATAGAGGCGAATTGCTTTGTGTAAGGGAGTTTGCCCCCCTGATCACGATGTCCATGCCTACACCGGGCTGTCCATCAGAAGAGGAAACCTGTACACCTGCAATTCTTCCTGCCAGGGCTTCAGCAAAAGAAGCTACGGGAGCTTTGGTCAGGTCGTCCATGTTTACCTGGCCCACAGAGCCCGTAAGGTCACTTTTTTTAACGCTGCCGTAACCAATCACCACTACTTCGTTTAAAGCATTGTATACCGGTTTTAAAGGCACGTTTAAGGTTGTTTTGTCGCCTACCAGCAAGGTTCTGCTTTCATACCCGACATAAGAAAATATCAGGTAATCGGCATTGCCCACCCTCAGGCCATACTTACCATTGGCATCGGTAGCAACCACTGCATTGTTTCGTTTCAGTTTAATGCTTACCCCGGGTATGGGATCGCCAGTGGTGGCATCTGTTACGGTCCCGACCAGGTTTTTTAATTGCTGCGCGCAAAGTGTTTCGGGTAAAATCAAACACAAAGCCATCAGTAAAACAAATAAAATGGGGCCTACCGGTTTAGTATTTTTTTTGTTCATAGTTTGGTTGGTTGTTGGTTAGTTATTTGGTCAATTTTGTTTGCACGTACAAAATGGGTACGTACCCGAAAACGCTAATCAAAGTATATATTCCGGTAACAGCGGAAGCTTTTATTAAAAAAATCCTTGTTACTTCTTTGTTGCTCTTAACGCTCTTAACGCTCTCAACCTGGCTACTTCTGCTTCATTCACTGTGCTGGCCTTATTTCCAAACTGTGTCCGGATATAACTGGCTACCGCAGCGATCTCCCTGTTGCTCAAAAAATTGAAAGCAGGCATTTCCTGATCATATTTCTGTCCCTTAACCGTTATCGGTCCCGATAAACCCTTCAGCAATATATGAATCAGTGCATTTTTATCACCCATTACCTGCGGAGTGCCTTTTAGAGGTGGAAATACTCCTGCAATCCCCTTACCATCGTTTTTATGACAGGACGCACAATAATTGGTGTACACCACTGCCCCGGCCGACGCTACCGGCCTGGTTGTTTTTTTAGCGACAACTGCATTTGTCCCTGTTTTGGTTTTAAATATTTTAATGATCCTGTCGTCCTCTTTTTTAGGGTATCCATCAGACGGATTCCAGTCGCGGTTGCTGGTCGACACATACACATCACCTGCCGGCGACACACATACACCTCTCAATCGTCCAAATTCATGATCCAGATATATGCCTTCGGAAAGCACTTCATTTCCGGCCTCATTCAACTTCAACACCCTTAAACTTTGGGTTTTGAGGGTAACCAGCAACATGGCATTTTTCCATTCGGGAATGGCGGGCGAATCATAATAGGCGATAGCTGCGGGGGCAATAACCGGGGTCCATGATTTTACCGGAACCGTAACCGTGGTGGTTTTAGCAAAATCTTTTTCCTTTTCTGTATCGCAAAAGCCCTCAACAAAAGGCCATCCGTAGTTTGCTCCTTTTTTAATGATATTCAGTTCATCTTCTATCGCATCTCCATGTTCCGAATTGAAAAGCGTACCTCTTTTATCAAAGGCTAATCCCTGGGCATTGCGATGGCCCATCGACCACACGGGACTGGCCGGGTCGGGATTATCATTGGGTATACTTCCATCTATATTGATGCGCAGCACTTTGCCATTCAGCGATGTTTTGTCCTGTGCATTTGCCCCTTTTACGGCATCGCCGGTCGACATCATCAATTTGCCATCAGGCGCCAGCACAATGCGCGAACCATTATGCCCGGTATTTCCCGGAATATCGTTTAACAATACTACCGGATTAATCAGCGTATCCGAGGTATAAGTATATCTTACCAATCTGGACAAAATGGCTGTACCATTTTTATAGGTATAGTCTAAAAATACATAAGGCTTTTTAGGATCCGGATGAACGGCCATCCCCAATAAACCGAGCGAACGGTATCTGTAAACTTCAGGAATACGCAGCAGCATCTTTTTTTCACCGGTTTCGGGATTAACCTTACTTAGGGTACCACTCTGCTCGGTAAACCAGATCCAGTTGTCGGGCCCCCAGGTCATTTCCCAGGGCACATTCAGACCCGAGGCAATGGTTTTGTTCCCCAATAAAACAGGCTCCTGTTCAAACACACCTTGCACCGGTCCACTCACATAACTGCTAAGTGCAATACTGGCCAAAAAGGTCATCAACAGAAGGCTTCTTTTCATTTGATTTATTTATGGGTACGTACCCGAAGATAAGAAGCCTAAATCTATTAACCAAATTAAAAAGGAAATAATTGGATTTATTTCTTCAAAAAGTCCGATCCGAATATTTTATCCCACAAAGCAGAAGTTACGCCATAACCCTTTGTCGAGTCGTCGTAATGGTGCAGCATATGGTGTTGTTTAATCTTTTTCCATACGCCATTTTTAAATTGTGCGTGGTGCAGCATATAGTGGGTGATGTCATAAAACAGGTAGCCCAATATAAATCCGGCAAAAAAACCGTCCAGTAAATCTACCGGCAGCACCCAACGGAAAAGAAAATAAAATGCAGTAGCCAAAGGAATACTTGCCGATGGTGGCATTACCAACCTTTGCGCATCATTTGGGTAATCGTGGTGTACGCCATGAAATATAAAGTGAATGCGTTTGCCCCATTCCGATGAAGGATAGAAATGGAATACAAAACGGTGTAATACATATTCTGTCAATGTCCAGATCAGCAGTCCCAGAAAAAGGTGCGCCAGAAACATCAATATACCATTGGTCTGAACAGAAGCCCAGAAAAAATAACAAATAACTGGTATATAAACAATTAATGGTACGTAATATGGTACTTTAGATAATGCCTCGAACAAGGGATTCTTAAACATCCGGATAGATTCCCGCGAGTTGGATACAAAATTCTTTTTCATGGTTAATTAATTCTGCTGCCTGTTAAAAAGGAAACGCTAAATTACTTCTTTTCTTGTTTTCTTAAAACTCCATTTATTAAAATTTGGTCATTTTTAATATCGGAATTTCATGGCTACATAGGGGTACCAGCCTTCATTTGAATGTCCCATTAAAAAGCGAAATACAGTTAATGATGCAGGTGCGAAATAAATGCCACCGCCATATCCCTGATGCCATACTTTTGACTCCTCTCCCTTACGCCAAACCCGGCCTACATCATGAAAACCCAGCAAGCCAAATTGCCCTGGCACAATGTAATTGATAAAATCGGTTACCTTTAGCCTCAGTTCCAGGTTATTGTATAAGCTATGCTGCCCACCAAAGCGGAATTCGCGATACCCCAGCAAATTGCCCTGCCCCCCTAAATATTGCGATTGATAAAAGGCCTGTTGGCCCAGGGTGATACCACCGCCAATGCGATCGGTCAGAACAATCCCTTTCTTTTTGTGAATAGGCTGGTAAACAGAAAAGGCTGCGCTGAGTTGTGCCATCGAATTGGAGAACTGGTTTAAGCCTTTGTAAGCCAGCAAACGGGTTTCCAGATAAGTACCCGTAGCCGGCAATATATCGCTGTTGCGGTTATTGTTGATAAAATTAAAGGCCAGCCCCGCATACACTTTGTCCTTATTGATATGGGCGCTATCGGCCGAGTTCAGCTCGTTTATCCGTTCAATAAACCTTCCATCATTGTCATCCCTGCTGTAGCGATAATATTGAAAAGAAGGGCCAACCCCAAAGGTCCATTTCGCATTGCTCCACCTCAGGGCCGGATCAAATTGGTACAGGCTAAACCTTGCGCGGTAGTAGCGCACAAAATCTCCTGTTTTATTAAATTTTGTTTCATTTCCCAATCCATAAAAATTCTGCGAATTCTCGGGGGCAAATACATCCGCACGCAGTGTAATGTCAGTTTTACCCCATACCCTAAACATTTCGGCATTGTAATTAAACCTGAACCCTTCGGTAGCAAAAGAATGCAGAAAGGAAAAGGAATGTATACTGCCCACCGGAAACTTCCTGAAACCGGGCTGCACTATTTTATACGAAAGTCCCAATAAAAGCCTGTCGTCGATGTTATACCCTGCATTTAGCAGCAATGTTCTACGCGTATACAAATCCGTTGCTACAAAATGCGTGTTCGAAGTATCGCTGTCAAAGTGCTTGCTGATGCGCCCTGTTTGCCCGCTCAACTTCACATTGTTGTCCATACCGTATACCGGCACCTTTCTGATTGCATTTTCAATATGATATTTTTTCTCCCCCTCTACCCCAATGATGCGGAGTTTAATGGTCGATGTGCTGTTGTTTAAAATCAGGCTGTCGTTGCCATCCTTTACATACAGCCTGATTTCCTTGGTTACCGATGGATCAAATGTCCGGTCAAAAATCAGCTCTTTCAGCGAACCGTCTTTTGCAATTTTCTGCATGGTAATCTTTAATGCGTTCCCGGGTGCATCGCTAATCTGTATAAACTCATTTTTGTTACTGGCCTGCACATCTACAATGCGGCTGATGAAATGATAATACTTATTCATCGTCTCAGGCAGTTTTGCCCTTCTGTCTTTTAGCTGGGCCAACAGATTCTTGTGCCGTAGTGAATAGCCCGGTTCAGGCAATTTCTTCAAAGCGCTTTCAAACAGGTCGTCTGTTAACGAAGCGCAAAACTCGGCCACAATACGATTCCATTGGGTTTCATCTATACCCGAAAACCACTTGCTATACAATGCCCTCCCCTCCCAAAAAAACCAGTTCACATCGGGCAGGCTCCTTTCATAGCCCTGTATCATGGGCAACAACCACGACGATTGCGCGTATCGGGGTATCAATCCTTCCGACAAATAAAAAACCTGGTCCCTGTCGCGCGGAATAGGCTGATACATAGTAGATCCATTTTCCTGTTTCACCGGCTTCCAGCGCCACTGATCCTCATGCCTGTCCCAGTCGCCCAGCAGGGCATCCAGGGCCTTGGCTTTCACAAACAAAGGGCCGTCATAGGTATTGTCACTGTTGTCGTTCAGCTTGCGCATCATCTTTTCCGAGTTATCGGTATCCCCTGCAGGCTCTCTTTCTTCCAGCAGGCACAAGGTATTGGCAAACACTTTGGCATATATCCCCAGTTTTTCATCGGGCAATACCCAACCAATCATGGGGTCGCTATGCGGCACACCTACTGCATTGGCAATTACAGGCACCACCAATGCCGAGAAAGGATTTTGTGCCGACATATTATCCTTCACCACCTCGCCGGCAAAAGTTTTCCTGAACACCGCAGGTAAAAGTATCTCCGGAAATTTTTCTACACTCCTCAACACCCACTCTTTGCCTTGCGCATCCACCAGTCGCAACGAATGAGATTGGTTGCCCCCGCCACGCTGCGTGGGTGTCAATCCTCCTTTGATGGTCGAAATCCTGATAGAAGGCACGCGCACCGGCAGTGCATATTCTTTTCGATAGTTTTCGCCAAACAGAAAGCGGTGAAATTTACCTACGCTATCATACTTTGGATAAATTTTTACCGTCACAGAATCCTGGGCAGTAGTAGCCAGGCTTGCAAGTACTAAAATACAAGAGAGGAGAAATTTAGTCATACTGTAAATATCTGAACATAAAGCTACGTATTTCTTGCGCTATGGTAAGATTTTTAAATCCCCGGATATTTAAATAAAGTCCGCTATTTATACTATTTAATACGCTACTTCCTTAAAAGGTTTCAGTTCAATTTACTATTTTAGCGCCAGGCCAGGCGCTTTAAACACCATCTCATTTATGAAAATAGCTTTCTTTTCTGCAAAACCATACGACAAAACATTTTTCACTACATATAATGAAACCTATGGTTTTGAACTGGAATTCTGGGAAACACACCTGGGGCCACATGTAGTGAACGCACTTAGTGAAGGGACACAAGTAGTCTGCGTATTTGTAAATGATAAACTGACAGCAGAGGTAATCAACATCATGGCGTCTAAAGGTGTTAAAGTAATTGCTTTACGCTGTGCCGGCTTCAACAATGTTGACCTTGAATCAGCCAAAAAACATGGCATCAGGGTTTGCCGGGTCCCAGCCTACTCTCCCGAGGCGGTTGCCGAACATGCCGTAGCCATGCTGCTTACCTTAAACAGAAAAACCCACAAGGCCTATAACCGCGTACGTGAGCAGAATTTTTCACTCAATGGACTTTTAGGTTTCAACCTGCATGGCCGCACCGTAGGCGTCATAGGAACGGGAAAAATAGGCAAGGCTTTTATCAAAATCATGCAGGGCTTTGGTTGCAATATATTAGCTTACGATATTTTTGAGGATGAAACTTTAAAGACAGCGGGTGTTCAGTACCTGCCTTTTGATGAGGTATTGGCACAATCGGATATCATTTCTCTCCATTGCCCGCTTACCGACCAAAACCATTACCTGATCAACGAAAGCAGCATTGCAAAAATGAAAAAAGGGGTTACCATCATCAACACCAGTCGCGGCGGACTCATCAATACGCATGATGTGATTCAGAGTTTAAAATCCGGACATATTGCTTATTTAGGAATCGATGTTTACGAGCAGGAAGAAAGCCTGTTCTTTAAAGACCTCTCGGCCTCCGTTATTCAAAATGATGAGATCCAACGCCTGATGAGTTTTTCTAATGTATTGGTTACCGGCCACCAGGCTTTTTTCACGGAAGAAGCCCTCTCACAGATCGCATCCATTACTTTAAACAGTATAAACCACCTCATCAAAGGTTCGGTTCCGGAAGATCAGTCGGTATTGCTGGTGTAAAGCTATATCCCTGCCAGGTCCTGAAACGCTTTTACAAAAGCTTCAAGCTCTTGTTCTGTATTCCGGTCTGTTATATTTCCTGCTACATCAAATTTTCCCTTAACCCCTTGTATCAGTAAAAGGGTATTTTTATTAAACTGAGTTTCCAGGGTACTCATGATCAGCTGTAGTTCCTCATGCCCTTTTATGCCGCTGGCGGAAGCCGTGATTATACCAAGGGGCTTACCCGAAAACACAGTAGTAGCCACACACCATTCTATTGCATTTTTTAATCCACTGGGAATGCTAAAAATATACTCAGGCGTACTGATCAATATCCCGTCAGCTTTCAAAATCGCTTCCCTGAAATTTAAAACTTCCTGCGGTGTATTTTCAAGCGACAGTTCAGGGTCGAAATGCGGCAGTGCAGCCAGCTCATCAAAAACCTGAAAATTTAATTCGTTTTTGGTCAACGCTTCAATTTTCTGTACCAACTTTAAATTTGATGAGTTTTTACTCGCACTTCCAATAATTGCAAAAATATTTTTCTTCATTTCTTCCGCTTAACGCATTAATTCAAATTATTGCTTTTTTTCACTTGACACAGCTAATAAATAGCCGCAAGATACCACATGACAACAAAAATAAATACGATTGCCTGATAAATGTATTGACCTGAAATTAATTACGGCTCTAAATCAGCAATAATTTCAATAACTTTGTAACTCAATGAAAATCAGCGGACCGACATATCCTCATCAAAAAAACTATTCAAAATGGCTGTTTGCGGCTATTCTGATCCTGAGTTTTTTTAATTTTTCGGGCTTCAGCATTTCCATTGCCCAGGTCAAATCCGATACCCAGCAAACAGGTAGTTTAGGAAATGTTAAGGCCCAAACGGCAAAAAGCATCAGTTATAAAAG
Encoded proteins:
- a CDS encoding DUF5017 domain-containing protein, whose protein sequence is MKFKYYALFAALFSTASCSKELEINPGIDNFKVNTSSVTYKVGEDVNFEFEGNPNLITFFSGEVFSDYTFKDGRVLDSEGLDLSFTTANPTATGAQSNQFSVMASTDFNGNYSDFSSVQQATWIDISNRFTYGTSATFVASGTKSVADLVVPGKPLFIAYKYLTKPQATFGVVRNWYVQGFSLTCNTSVGTLTLIDMNNVGFRIVDQNPETAPSRSAVSLTRVTLFGNEFTPENDPQSEHWAISKPIYTGKIDNGPDRPISIKGNADAQLKKYTYNYTKKGVYQVYFVATNMNVYNRQDVVRKLEITITD
- a CDS encoding RagB/SusD family nutrient uptake outer membrane protein, which translates into the protein MKLKYYCLLVLVFAAVAGCKKLNTNPKDFLPPEAYYDTKEKLNASLAGVYDVLGSTGLYGSRMCYLLGLEADEGYYARSTTPIGPHEYNFTAGHANISLYWTSLYTGVTRANALLANLDNNPQIDKAVRDQIRGEALFLRGYYYFMLVQSFGGVPLVLKPTLDVDDIDIPRATDKEVYDQILTDMKAAEGLVAGIRTLGYGGRVSKSAVRGILARVCLFMAGYPLKDVEKYKDAREWAKKVMDDTEAGHDLNPSYSDIFIKYARDEYDIKESIWEVEFWGNNAEAFTEAGGVGYLNGPASANTETGEGFGGVRATASLYQLYKVGDLRRDWSIASFTYNATGALGSKTAITTVGVATLYNRTSGKYRREYELVLPKSRSVTPINFPLLRYADVLLMFAEADNELNGTPTQEAIDAVNKVRQRSMSTGVKAFTLTNGGANYTSAPTVTISDPGTGGVRAQATAAISTSTKKVTGITLAFDGVTGTQMGRNYTTATVTITGGGGTGATATATVHKLTDANATATDIASQESFRQFIQDERARELCFETLRKGDLIRWGVFVFRMNQIGDLVTQQVPTAYWAQRYHNVKEKHLLWPIPTSEMAVNNALKQNPYW
- a CDS encoding TonB-dependent receptor codes for the protein MNKKNTKPVGPILFVLLMALCLILPETLCAQQLKNLVGTVTDATTGDPIPGVSIKLKRNNAVVATDANGKYGLRVGNADYLIFSYVGYESRTLLVGDKTTLNVPLKPVYNALNEVVVIGYGSVKKSDLTGSVGQVNMDDLTKAPVASFAEALAGRIAGVQVSSSDGQPGVGMDIVIRGANSLTQSNSPLYVIDGFPIEEPDNAALNPDDILSINILKDASATAIYGSRGANGVIIIETKKGKIGKPLVALSSSFGFQQPLKKIEMMNAYEFVKLQKEISAVNAEANYFQNGRDLEFYRTAESIDWQDKVIKQSPMQIHNISLRGGNTQTRYAISGSVFDQEGIILNTGSKRYQGRIAVDQTISKKIKVGLTANYSQITRSGQLVAAGGNANFTAYMMYRTWAYRPTTGTDVRLEDYDDDPDNTNVSDIRINPVVSSLNDYTHTGTTDFMANAYLQYDILKDLTLKVTGTASTRKSKLDRFFNSKTPQGSPLNRFNSLGVNGSVRYSDNDVWSNENILTYNKAFNKDHKLTVMGGFSIQSTSSNSYGYSAQRLPNEALGMPGLDEGTPFGGVANESDNALMSFYGRAEYNYKSKYLLTATYRADGSSKFYMANRWGYFPSAAAAWNMHNEPFMKALPMTSNAKLRLSYGVTGNNRIGDFDYFSNLALPMGNSYSFNNGTPTQSIVLSKLGNPKLKWESTQQTNIGYDLGLFKNKIELTVEVYRKTTKDLLLNADMPASSGYAKAFKNIGSIRNDGMEFSLNTINISNKNFSWSSNFNIAFNRNKVLALARNQERMFSTVRVGQDSPQLYVSEIGKPAGLFYGRIFDGVYQFEDFDSPSPGIYVLKKGIPGNGQTVPIQPGHIKYRDINGDGTVDDADMTVIGSGQPLHTGGFLNNLGYKGFSLNVFLQWSYGNQIYNANRMMLDGNYLGLANTNQYASYINRWSPENPTNANYKPGGHGPAGAQSTRVLEDGSYLRLKTVSLGYSIPSKYIKRFYLSNLSLVVSAQNLYTFTKYSGMDPEVSVLNSVLTPGFDYSAYPQARTLNFALKASF
- a CDS encoding PQQ-dependent sugar dehydrogenase, producing MKRSLLLMTFLASIALSSYVSGPVQGVFEQEPVLLGNKTIASGLNVPWEMTWGPDNWIWFTEQSGTLSKVNPETGEKKMLLRIPEVYRYRSLGLLGMAVHPDPKKPYVFLDYTYKNGTAILSRLVRYTYTSDTLINPVVLLNDIPGNTGHNGSRIVLAPDGKLMMSTGDAVKGANAQDKTSLNGKVLRINIDGSIPNDNPDPASPVWSMGHRNAQGLAFDKRGTLFNSEHGDAIEDELNIIKKGANYGWPFVEGFCDTEKEKDFAKTTTVTVPVKSWTPVIAPAAIAYYDSPAIPEWKNAMLLVTLKTQSLRVLKLNEAGNEVLSEGIYLDHEFGRLRGVCVSPAGDVYVSTSNRDWNPSDGYPKKEDDRIIKIFKTKTGTNAVVAKKTTRPVASAGAVVYTNYCASCHKNDGKGIAGVFPPLKGTPQVMGDKNALIHILLKGLSGPITVKGQKYDQEMPAFNFLSNREIAAVASYIRTQFGNKASTVNEAEVARLRALRALRATKK
- a CDS encoding sterol desaturase family protein — protein: MKKNFVSNSRESIRMFKNPLFEALSKVPYYVPLIVYIPVICYFFWASVQTNGILMFLAHLFLGLLIWTLTEYVLHRFVFHFYPSSEWGKRIHFIFHGVHHDYPNDAQRLVMPPSASIPLATAFYFLFRWVLPVDLLDGFFAGFILGYLFYDITHYMLHHAQFKNGVWKKIKQHHMLHHYDDSTKGYGVTSALWDKIFGSDFLKK